A genome region from Camelina sativa cultivar DH55 chromosome 10, Cs, whole genome shotgun sequence includes the following:
- the LOC104716600 gene encoding monosaccharide-sensing protein 2 — translation MSGAVLVAVAAAVGNLLQGWDNATIAGAVLYIKKEFNLESNPSVEGLIVAMSLIGATLITTCSGGVADLLGRRPMLILSSFLYFVGSLVMLWSPNVYVLLLGRLLDGFGVGIVVTLVPIYISETAPPEIRGLLNTLPQFTGSGGMFLSYCMVFGMSLMPSPNWRLMLGVLFIPSLIFFFLTVFFLPESPRWLVSKGRMLEAKRVLQRLRGREDVSGEMALLVEGLGVGGETTIEEYIIGPADEVTDDHDIAVDKDQIKLYGAEEGLSWVARPVKGGSTVSVLSRHGSTMSKRQGSLIDPLVTLFGSVHEKMPETGSMRSALFPHFGSMFSVGGIQQRHEDWDEENLVGEGEDYPSDHGDDSDDELHSPLISRQTTSMEKDMPHTAHGTLSTFRHGSQVQGAQGEGASSMGIGGGWQVAWKWTEREDESGEKEGGFKRIYLHQEGFPGSRRGSIVSLPGGGATGDSEFVQASALVSQPALYSKDLLREHTIGPAMVHPSETAKGSIWHDLQDPGVKRALIVGVGLQILQQFSGINGVLYYTPQILEQAGVGILLSNLGISSSSASLLISALTTFVMLPAIAVAMRLMDLSGRRTLLLTTIPILIASLLVLVISNIVHMNSIVHAVLSTVSVVLYFCFFVMGFGPAPNILCSEIFPTRVRGICIAICALTFWICDIIVTYSLPVLLKSVGLAGVFGMYAIVCCISWVFVFIKVPETKGMPLEVITEFFSLGARQAEAAKHD, via the exons ATGAGTGGAGCTGTGCTTGTTGCCGTTGCTGCCGCTGTTGGCAACTTGTTACAAGGATGGGATAACGCCACAATTGCAG GAGCTGTGTTGTACATAAAAAAGGAGTTTAATTTGGAGAGTAATCCATCAGTGGAAGGTCTAATTGTGGCGATGTCACTTATTGGTGCTACTCTGATTACAACATGCTCCGGAGGTGTAGCTGATTTGCTTGGTCGCCGTCCCATGCTAATATTGTCCTCATTTCTCTACTTTGTTGGTTCTCTAGTGATGCTATGGTCTCCCAACGTTTATGTTCTGCTCTTAGGAAGGTTGTTAGATGGATTTGGGGTTGGTATTGTGGTCACACTTGTTCCTATTTATATATCCGAGACTGCACCTCCTGAGATAAGGGGTCTCTTGAATACGCTTCCGCAGTTCACTGGCTCTGGAGGGATGTTCTTATCTTACTGTATGGTATTCGGGATGTCGTTGATGCCATCTCCTAACTGGAGGTTGATGCTTGGTGTCCTTTTCATCCCTTCCcttatctttttcttcctcaCAGTCTTCTTCTTGCCTGAGTCTCCAAGGTGGCTCGTAAGCAAAGGCCGAATGCTTGAAGCAAAGCGCGTACTGCAGAGACTACGTGGTCGGGAAGATGTGTCTG GTGAGATGGCTTTGTTGGTTGAGGgtcttggagttggaggtgaAACAACCATAGAGGAATATATAATCGGTCCTGCCGATGAAGTCACTGATGATCATGATATAGCTGTAGATAAAGATCAAATTAAGTTGTATGGTGCAGAAGAAGGGCTGAGTTGGGTTGCTAGGCCAGTCAAAGGAGGAAGCACTGTGAGTGTTTTGTCTCGCCATGGAAGCACAATGAGCAAGAGGCAAGGCTCATTGATTGATCCTCTTGTCACACTGTTTGGGAGCGTTCATGAGAAGATGCCCGAAACTGGAAGCATGAGGAGTGCCTTGTTCCCTCATTTTGGGAGTATGTTCAGTGTGGGAGGGATCCAACAAAGACATGAAGATTGGGATGAAGAGAATCTTGTTGGAGAAGGTGAGGATTATCCATCCGACCATGGagatgattctgatgatgaacTTCATTCTCCGTTGATCTCACGTCAAACGACAAGCATGGAGAAAGACATGCCTCACACTGCTCATGGTACTCTTTCTACCTTCAGACATGGAAGTCAAGTGCAGGGAGCTCAAGGGGAAGGAGCGAGTAGTATGGGGATTGGAGGTGGATGGCAAGTGGCATGGAAATGGACTGAAAGAGAAGATGAATCAGGGGAGAAAGAAGGTGGATTTAAGCGGATATACTTGCATCAAGAAGGTTTCCCAGGATCTCGACGTGGCTCAATTGTTTCATTACCTGGAGGTGGTGCAACTGGTGACTCAGAGTTTGTACAAGCATCTGCTTTGGTTAGCCAACCAGCTCTTTATTCCAAAGACCTTCTCAGAGAACACACAATTGGTCCTGCTATGGTACATCCATCGGAAACAGCTAAAGGGTCAATTTGGCATGATCTTCAAGATCCTGGAGTCAAACGTGCGTTAATCGTAGGAGTCGGACTTCAAATACTTCAGCAG TTCTCAGGCATCAATGGAGTTCTATACTACACACCTCAAATCCTCGAGCAGGCGGGTGTTGGGATTCTACTATCAAACTTGGGGATTAGTTCTTCTTCTGCATCCTTACTTATAAGTGCATTGACAACCTTTGTGATGTTACCTGCGATAGCTGTTGCAATGAGGCTCATGGATCTATCTGGTCGAAG GACCTTGCTTCTCACCACGATACCGATCTTGATAGCATCTCTGTTGGTATTAGTAATCTCGAATATAGTTCACATGAACAGCATTGTGCACGCGGTCTTATCAACCGTAAGTGTCGTGCTTTACTTTTGTTTCTTCGTGATGGGTTTTGGTCCGGCTCCAAACATCCTCTGCTCAGAGATCTTTCCAACTCGAGTCCGCGGAATCTGCATCGCCATTTGCGCACTCACCTTCTGGATATGCGACATTATCGTCACTTACAGTCTCCCAGTGCTGCTAAAATCCGTTGGACTTGCTGGTGTGTTTGGAATGTACGCAATCGTCTGTTGCATCTCATGGGTCTTTGTGTTCATTAAAGTCCCCGAAACTAAAGGCATGCCACTTGAAGTCATCACTGAGTTCTTCTCTCTTGGAGCTAGACAAGCTGAAGCTGCTAAACACGACTGA
- the LOC104716602 gene encoding glutamate receptor 3.2 yields MFFVLVLLSFTLLIGDGASRPRNVDVGAIFSLGTLHGDVTSVAMKAAEDDVNSDPSFLGGSKLRIMTYDAKRNGFLTIMGALQFMETDAVAIIGPQTSIMAHVLSHLANELNVPMLSFTALDPSLSPLQFPFFVQTAPSDLFLMRAIAEMISYYGWSDVIALYNDDDNSRNGITALGDELEGRRCKISYKAVLPLDVVITSPREIIDELVKIQRMESRVIIVNTFPKTGVMIFEEAQKLGMMEKGYVWIATPWLTSLLDSVIPLSPKIAESIRGVLALRSHTPNSRKKRDFVARWNKLSNGTIGLNVYGLYAYDSVWIIARAVKTLLDSGANISFSTDPKLTSMTRGGSLNLGALSIFDQGSQLRDYIVNTKMSGLTGPIQFLPDRSMIRPAYDILNMVGEGVRQIGYWSNHSGLSIIPPESLYNKPSNRSSSNQHLNNVTWPGGTSETPRGWVFPNNGRRLRIGVPDRASFKDFVSRVDGSNKVHGYAIDVFEAAVKLISYPVPHEFILFGDGHKNPNFNEFVNNVTTGVFDAVVGDIAIVTRRTRIVDFTQPYIESGLVVVAPVTKLNDTPWAFLCPFTPPMWAVTAAFFLIVGSVIWILEHRTNDEFRGPPRKQIVTILWFSFSTMFFSHRENTVSTLGRMVLLIWLFVVLIITSSYTASLTSILTVQQLNSPIKGVDTLISSNGRVGFQIGSYAENYMIDELNIARSRLVPLGSPKEYATALQNGTVAAIVDERPYVDLFLSEFCGFAIRGQEFTRSGWGFAFPRDSPLAVDMSTAILGLSETGQLQKIHDKWLSKSNCSNLNGSESVEDSEQLKLRSFWGLFLVCGIACFIALFIYFFKIVRDFCRHNKPEEEAATVPSPESSRSKTLLTFLAYFDEKEEESKRRLKRKRIDDHSVRPSRPL; encoded by the exons atgttttttgttttggttctatTGAGCTTCACTCTTCTTATTGGTGATGGAGCTTCAAGGCCTCGTAATGTTGATGTTGGAGCCATCTTCAGTTTAGGCACTTTACATGGTGATGTTACAAGCGTTGCCATGAAAGCTGCTGAGGATGATGTCAATTCTGATCCTAGCTTCCTTGGTGGATCTAAATTGCGTATAATGACTTATGATGCCAAGCGCAACGGATTCCTCACCATCATGGGAG CATTGCAGTTCATGGAGACTGATGCTGTGGCTATAATTGGTCCTCAGACATCAATAATGGCTCATGTCCTGTCTCATCTTGCAAATGAGCTTAATGTGCCTATGTTGTCATTCACAGCTTTAGACCCTAGCCTCTCTCCGCTCCAGTTCCCCTTCTTTGTACAAACAGCACCTAGCGATCTCTTTCTGATGCGTGCCATTGCAGAAATGATAAGTTACTACGGTTGGTCAGATGTGATTGCATTGTACAACGACGATGATAACAGTAGAAACGGTATAACAGCTTTAGGCGATGAGCTTGAAGGAAGGCGCTGCAAGATTTCATACAAGGCTGTGCTTCCTTTAGATGTGGTGATTACTAGTCCTCGTGAGATCATAGATGAGTTGGTTAAGATTCAAAGGATGGAGTCTCGGGTAATCATTGTGAACACTTTCCCTAAAACAGGTGTGATGATCTTTGAGGAAGCTCAGAAGCTTGGCATGATGGAGAAAGGTTATGTTTGGATAGCTACACCTTGGTTGACTTCTCTGTTAGATTCTGTTATCCCGTTATCTCCCAAGATTGCTGAATCTATTAGAGGTGTGCTCGCTCTCCGTAGTCACACGCCaaattcaagaaagaaaagagatttCGTGGCACGGTGGAATAAGTTGAGTAATGGGACTATCGGGTTAAACGTTTATGGACTCTATGCTTATGATAGTGTCTGGATCATTGCTCGAGCTGTTAAGACACTTCTAGATAGCGGAGCTAACATATCCTTCTCTACCGACCCAAAGCTAACCAGCATGACGAGAGGAGGGTCACTGAATCTAGGTGCATTGAGCATATTTGATCAAGGATCACAATTACGTGATTATATTGTGAATACAAAGATGTCTGGTCTTACAGGTCCAATACAGTTTCTTCCTGACAGATCAATGATACGGCCCGCATATGACATCTTAAACATGGTTGGTGAAGGGGTTAGGCAGATAGGGTATTGGTCCAACCATTCTGGGCTCTCTATTATACCTCCAGAGTCACTGTACAATAAGCCTTCAAATCGTTCGAGCTCAAACCAACATCTGAACAATGTGACTTGGCCTGGTGGAACTTCTGAGACGCCACGTGGATGGGTTTTTCCTAACAACGGGAGAAGATTGAGAATCGGTGTACCGGACAGAGCAAGCTTCAAGGACTTTGTGTCAAGGGTGGATGGAAGCAACAAAGTGCATGGGTATGCCATTGATGTCTTTGAAGCTGCAGTCAAACTGATTTCTTATCCAGTTCCTCATGAGTTTATCCTTTTTGGAGACGGTCACAAGAACCCAAACTTCAATGAATTTGTCAACAATGTCACTACCGGA GTGTTTGATGCTGTTGTAGGAGACATAGCTATTGTTACAAGACGAACAAGGATTGTGGATTTCACTCAGCCATACATAGAATCAGGACTTGTCGTGGTTGCTCCTGTCACAAAGCTGAATGATACTCCGTGGGCATTCTTATGCCCTTTTACACCTCCAATGTGGGCTGTTACAGCAGCTTTTTTCCTCATTGTTGGATCAGTAATATGGATTCTTGAACATAGAACCAATGATGAGTTTCGCGGACCTCCAAGGAAACAAATTGTTACCATTCTCTG GTTCAGCTTCTCGACGATGTTTTTCTCCCACA GAGAGAATACAGTGAGCACACTCGGTCGTATGGTGCTGCTGATCTGGCTTTTTGTGGTACTGATCATAACGTCAAGTTACACAGCGAGTCTTACATCTATTCTTACAGTGCAACAACTGAACTCACCAATCAAAGGAGTAGACACACTTATCAGCAGCAATGGACGAGTTGGGTTTCAGATAGGTTCTTATGCTGAAAACTACATGATTGATGAGCTTAACATCGCCAGATCTCGACTTGTACCACTCGGTTCCCCAAAGGAATACGCTACAGCTCTTCAAAACGGAACTGTTGCTGCAATTGTCGATGAACGCCCTTACGTTGATCTCTTCCTCTCAGAGTTTTGTGGATTTGCTATTAGAGGCCAAGAATTCACCAGAAGCGGCTGGGGATTT gcATTCCCAAGAGACTCTCCATTAGCAGTTGACATGTCAACCGCGATCTTAGGTCTATCAGAGACAGGACAGCTTCAAAAGATCCATGACAAGTGGCTTTCAAAATCCAACTGCAGTAACTTGAATGGTTCAGAGTCAGTTGAGGATTCAGAACAGCTTAAACTCCGTAGCTTCTGGGGATTATTCCTCGTGTGTGGGATCGCTTGTTTTATCGCTCTCTTCATCTACTTCTTCAAGATAGTCCGCGACTTTTGCCGCCATAACAAGCCTGAGGAAGAAGCTGCTACAGTACCTTCACCAGAAAGTTCGCGTTCTAAAACCTTGCTGACATTTCTAGCTTATTTcgatgaaaaagaagaggaatCCAAGAGAAGGTTGAAGCGTAAACGAATCGATGATCATTCTGTAAGGCCTTCTAGACCATTATGA
- the LOC104716599 gene encoding homoserine kinase-like produces the protein MATLCFQSPSKPIYNFNSKTKPSKSLITKVSIFKPRASVQSQGLFIATEPEPVFTSVKTFAPATVANLGPGFDFLGCAVDGLGDHVTLHVDPSVRSGDISISEITGTTTKLSFDPHRNCAGIAAMATMKMLGIKSVGLSLALHKGLPLGSGLGSSAASAAAAAVAVNELFGRKLGNDELVLAGLESEAKVSGFHADNIAPAIMGGFVLIRSYEPLDLKPLRFPLEKDLFFVLVSPEFEAPTKKMRAALAKEIPMADHVWNSSQAAALVAAVLEGDVASLGKALSSDKVVEPKRAPLIPGMEAVKKAALEAGAFGCTISGAGPTAVAVIDTVEKGYEIGEKMVEAFSRFGNLKSVASVKRLDKIGARLIKSM, from the coding sequence ATGGCGACCCTATGTTTTCAATCTCCTTCAAAGCCGATTTACAATTTCAACTCAAAAACCAAACCTTCAAAGTCGTTAATCACTAAAGTCTCCATCTTTAAACCCAGAGCCTCCGTACAATCACAAGGCCTTTTCATCGCCACCGAGCCAGAACCAGTTTTCACCTCCGTCAAGACTTTTGCTCCGGCGACTGTTGCGAATCTAGGACCAGGCTTTGATTTCTTAGGATGCGCCGTCGACGGTCTCGGTGACCACGTCACTCTCCACGTGGATCCTTCTGTCCGTAGCGGAGATATCTCAATCTCTGAAATCACCGGAACAACAACTAAACTCAGCTTTGATCCACACCGGAACTGCGCCGGGATCGCAGCTATGGCGACGATGAAGATGCTTGGGATCAAATCTGTTGGTTTATCGTTAGCTTTGCATAAAGGTCTTCCTTTAGGGAGTGGTTTAGGTTCCAGTGCGGCTAGCGCCGCCGCAGCAGCTGTGGCGGTTAACGAACTATTTGGCCGGAAGTTAGGAAACGACGAGCTTGTCCTCGCCGGTTTAGAATCGGAAGCGAAAGTCTCAGGCTTTCACGCTGATAACATAGCGCCGGCGATTATGGGTGGATTCGTTTTGATCAGAAGCTACGAGCCGCTTGATTTAAAACCTTTGAGGTTCCCATTAGAGAAAGATCTCTTCTTTGTTCTCGTTAGCCCTGAGTTCGAAGCTCCAACTAAGAAAATGAGAGCAGCGTTAGCCAAAGAGATCCCCATGGCTGATCATGTTTGGAACAGTAGTCAAGCGGCGGCGTTAGTGGCTGCTGTTTTGGAAGGTGACGTGGCGAGTCTTGGGAAGGCGCTTTCTTCGGATAAAGTAGTGGAGCCGAAGAGAGCACCGTTGATTCCGGGGATGGAAGCTGTGAAGAAAGCTGCTTTGGAAGCTGGAGCATTTGGTTGCACCATAAGTGGAGCTGGTCCAACGGCGGTTGCGGTTATCGACACGGTGGAGAAAGGTTATGAGATCGGAGAGAAAATGGTCGAAGCGTTTTCGAGATTCGGAAACTTGAAGTCTGTTGCTTCTGTGAAGAGACTTGACAAGATCGGAGCTAGACTTATCAAAAGCATGTAA
- the LOC104719972 gene encoding zinc finger protein ZAT3-like, translated as MTNYNSYYDPNFHIPLHSSNARNPKPNLQFALSPSYDHSPKKKRTKTIASSSSSSPKKPRYTKKPDPNAPKITRPCTECGRQFWSWKALFGHMRCHPERQWRGINPPPNYRNPTTAASSKQLNQIRSQNWVSFMSEEDHEVASCLLMLSNGTPTSSSTSERFECGGCKKVFGSHQALGGHRASHRNVKGCFAITNVNDYPMTVTTSSDHDHHQGKIVMFSGHHKCNICFRVFSSGQALGGHMRCHWEREEEPIIGVVGALDLNVPATMHDLSTSDTLGCSLDLRLSL; from the coding sequence ATGACCAACTATAATTCCTACTATGATCCCAACTTTCACATTCCACTTCATTCTTCTAACGCaagaaaccctaaaccaaatCTCCAGTTTGCTTTATCTCCAAGTTACGATCACAGTCCTAAGAAGAAACGCACTAAAACCATTGCTTCATCTTCTAGTTCTTCACCAAAGAAACCAAGGTACACCAAAAAACCAGACCCTAATGCCCCCAAAATCACACGTCCATGTACCGAATGTGGCAGACAGTTTTGGTCTTGGAAAGCTCTCTTTGGTCACATGAGATGTCACCCTGAGCGTCAATGGCGTGGCATCAATCCTCCTCCTAACTACCGTAACCCCACCACTGCGGCTTCATCAAAACAACTAAACCAGATCAGATCACAAAATTGGGTCTCATTTATGTCCGAGGAAGATCATGAAGTCGCTTCTTGTCTCTTAATGCTGTCTAATGGCACACCAACGTCATCGAGTACTAGTGAACGGTTCGAGTGTGGGGGATGTAAGAAAGTGTTTGGATCACACCAGGCTTTGGGAGGACACAGAGCAAGTCATAGGAACGTTAAAGGATGTTTCGCAATCACAAACGTAAACGATTATCCTATGACGGTTACCACTTCTAgtgatcatgatcatcatcaggGAAAGATCGTTATGTTTTCAGGGCACCACAAGTGTAATATCTGTTTTAGAGTGTTCTCCAGTGGTCAGGCTTTAGGAGGTCACATGAGATGTCACTGGGAAAGGGAAGAGGAGCCGATCATTGGAGTTGTAGGTGCTTTGGATCTGAATGTTCCTGCAACAATGCATGATCTTTCTACTTCAGACACATTAGGGTGTTCTTTAGATCTTAGATTAAGTctttaa